One genomic segment of Arcobacter porcinus includes these proteins:
- a CDS encoding pyrimidine/purine nucleoside phosphorylase, which produces MDYFQGVSIAKAANILYDGNITSRTITFQDGSKKTLGIMLEGEYELNTVNKEIIDIQRGTLELLLPASDWKTFEGPASFEVPENTKFRLKVHSLVDYCCSFIKN; this is translated from the coding sequence ATGGACTATTTTCAAGGTGTTTCAATAGCAAAAGCAGCAAATATTTTATATGATGGGAACATCACTAGTAGAACAATTACATTCCAAGATGGTTCTAAAAAAACTTTAGGAATTATGTTAGAAGGTGAATATGAATTAAATACAGTTAATAAAGAGATAATTGATATTCAAAGAGGAACTTTAGAGTTACTTTTACCAGCTTCAGATTGGAAAACTTTTGAGGGACCAGCTTCTTTTGAGGTTCCAGAAAATACAAAATTTAGATTAAAAGTACATTCTTTGGTTGATTATTGTTGTTCTTTTATAAAAAACTAA
- the recO gene encoding recombination protein RecO, giving the protein MQGYIIDVKPVKDDDLIVTILCENELISSYRFYGARHSNINIGYKIDFELETTKANIPRLKDVMQLGFPWILNSQKMYAWQRFLKLFYNHLKDIEELDSFYFTNLEELVRKIDKQNVLRAIIESYLNILDFEGRLHIDFECLICEINIDFNLSLVRGFIPVHNSCIRAKRFDINKIKELFINKSAISLENEEIEKLWDIILLGL; this is encoded by the coding sequence ATGCAAGGTTATATAATTGATGTAAAGCCTGTAAAAGACGATGATTTAATTGTCACAATTTTATGTGAGAATGAACTCATTAGCTCTTATAGGTTTTATGGAGCTAGACATTCAAATATAAATATTGGTTATAAAATTGATTTTGAACTAGAAACTACTAAAGCCAATATTCCAAGATTAAAAGATGTTATGCAACTAGGTTTTCCTTGGATATTAAATAGCCAAAAAATGTATGCTTGGCAAAGATTTCTAAAACTATTTTACAATCATTTAAAAGATATAGAAGAGTTGGATTCATTTTATTTTACTAATCTTGAAGAACTCGTAAGAAAGATTGATAAACAAAATGTTTTAAGAGCGATAATTGAATCTTATCTAAATATTTTAGATTTTGAGGGCAGATTACATATTGATTTTGAGTGTTTAATCTGTGAGATTAATATAGATTTTAATTTATCATTAGTTAGAGGCTTTATTCCTGTTCATAACTCTTGTATAAGAGCAAAAAGATTTGATATTAATAAAATAAAAGAGCTTTTTATTAATAAATCAGCAATTTCTCTTGAAAATGAAGAGATAGAAAAACTTTGGGATATTATCTTGCTTGGACTTTAA